One Aquarana catesbeiana isolate 2022-GZ linkage group LG11, ASM4218655v1, whole genome shotgun sequence genomic window carries:
- the TUBB3 gene encoding tubulin beta-3 chain, with protein sequence MREIVHIQAGQCGNQIGAKFWEVISDEHGIDPTGNYVGDSDLQLERISVYYNEASSLKYVPRAILVDLEPGTMDSVRSGAFGHLFRPDNFIFGQSGAGNNWAKGHYTEGAELVDSVLDVVRKECENCDCLQGFQLTHSLGGGTGSGMGTLLISKVREEYPDRIMNTFSVVPSPKVSDTVVEPYNATLSIHQLVENTDETYCIDNEALYDICFRTLKLATPTYGDLNHLVSATMSGVTTSLRFPGQLNADLRKLAVNMVPFPRLHFFMPGFAPLTARGSQQYRALTVPELTQQMFDAKNMMAACDPRHGRYLTVATVFRGRMSMKEVDEQMLAIQSKNSSYFVEWIPNNVKVAVCDIPPRGLKMSSTFIGNSTAIQELFKRISEQFTAMFRRKAFLHWYTGEGMDEMEFTEAESNMNDLVSEYQQYQDATAEEEGEMYEDDEEESEAQGK encoded by the exons TTCTGGGAAGTGATCAGCGATGAACATGGAATTGACCCCACTGGGAACTATGTGGGGGACTCCGACCTCCAGCTGGAGAGGATTAGTGTCTATTACAATGAGGCCTCCT CCCTCAAGTACGTCCCGCGAGCCATCCTAGTAGACCTGGAACCCGGCACCATGGACAGCGTCCGCTCCGGAGCCTTTGGACATCTCTTCCGACCCGATAACTTCATATTCG GACAGAGTGGTGCCGGTAACAACTGGGCGAAGGGTCACTACACAGAAGGTGCAGAACTGGTGGACTCTGTATTAGATGTTGTGAGGAAGGAATGTGAAAACTGTGATTGTCTCCAGGGATTTCAGCTGACGCACTCTCTGGGTGGAGGCACCGGCTCCGGCATGGGCACACTGCTCATCAGTAAAGTCAGGGAGGAATACCCTGACCGCATCATGAACACTTTTAGCGTAGTGCCTTCCCCGAAGGTGTCCGACACAGTAGTGGAGCCCTACAACGCTACATTGTCTATCCATCAATTGGTAGAAAATACAGACGAGACCTACTGCATCGACAACGAGGCTTTATATGACATCTGCTTCCGCACCCTTAAACTAGCCACTCCCACCTACGGAGACCTTAACCACCTTGTCAGTGCCACCATGAGTGGGGTCACCACTTCCCTGAGGTTCCCTGGACAACTCAATGCCGATCTGCGTAAACTGGCTGTCAACATGGTGCCCTTCCCACGTCTTCATTTCTTCATGCCAGGTTTTGCCCCACTGACTGCCCGTGGCAGCCAACAGTACCGGGCACTCACTGTCCCAGAACTCACTCAGCAAATGTTTGACGCCAAGAATATGATGGCGGCCTGTGATCCCCGCCACGGACGGTACCTGACAGTGGCTACTGTCTTCCGTGGGCGCATGTCAATGAAGGAGGTGGACGAACAGATGCTGGCCATCCAGAGCAAGAACAGCAGCTACTTTGTAGAATGGATCCCCAACAATGTGAAAGTTGCTGTGTGTGATATTCCACCTCGTGGTCTCAAGATGTCCTCCACATTCATCGGCAACAGCACCGCCATACAAGAGCTTTTCAAACGCATCTCCGAGCAGTTCACTGCCATGTTCCGACGCAAAGCTTTCTTGCATTGGTACACCGGAGAGGGTATGGACGAAATGGAGTTCACAGAAGCCGAAAGCAACATGAATGACCTTGTATCGGAGTACCAGCAGTACCAGGATGCCACCGCCGAAGAGGAGGGCGAGATGTATGAAGATGATGAGGAAGAATCTGAGGCTCAaggaaagtaa